From a single Hippopotamus amphibius kiboko isolate mHipAmp2 chromosome X, mHipAmp2.hap2, whole genome shotgun sequence genomic region:
- the LOC130842369 gene encoding pancreatic progenitor cell differentiation and proliferation factor-like isoform X1 produces MAAMPSRDPLMATHNCHRLSLGSTSSNSSCQSAQCPGKAIPHHPGLSKAYPGHWWASIFFWKSNLLFMATVLESSEHLESAQASTSMITCHLAQEAVGKQQPGGQPGKTNCRPPS; encoded by the coding sequence ATGGCAGCCATGCCCTCCAGAGACCCACTCATGGCCACCCACAACTGCCACCGACTCAGCCTGGGCTCCACTTCCAGTAACAGCTCCTGCCAAAGTGCCCAGTGCCCTGGGAAAGCCATCCCTCACCACCCCGGTCTCTCCAAAGCCTACCCGGGACACTGGTGGGCTAGCATCTTTTTCTGGAAGTCTAATCTCCTGTTCATGGCCACAGTGCTGGAGTCCTCAGAGCACTTGGAATCTGCCCAGGCCTCCACCAGCATGATCACCTGCCACCTGGCTCAGGAAGCTGTGGGGAAGCAGCAGCCTGGCGGCCAGCCTGGCAAAACCAACTGCAGACCTCCATCCTGA
- the LOC130842369 gene encoding pancreatic progenitor cell differentiation and proliferation factor-like isoform X2 has protein sequence MAAMPSRDPLMATHNCHRLSLGSTSSNSSCQSAQCPGKAIPHHPASFSGSLISCSWPQCWSPQSTWNLPRPPPA, from the exons ATGGCAGCCATGCCCTCCAGAGACCCACTCATGGCCACCCACAACTGCCACCGACTCAGCCTGGGCTCCACTTCCAGTAACAGCTCCTGCCAAAGTGCCCAGTGCCCTGGGAAAGCCATCCCTCACCACCCCG CATCTTTTTCTGGAAGTCTAATCTCCTGTTCATGGCCACAGTGCTGGAGTCCTCAGAGCACTTGGAATCTGCCCAGGCCTCCACCAGCATGA